The following is a genomic window from Actinomadura rubteroloni.
GCGCGGCGGGCGCGATCCTCGGCGGGCCGCTGATCCTCGCCGTCACCGGGGCGCTCGGCTGGCGCGCGGCGTTCGGCGTGCTCGGCCTCGCGGGCGTCCTGTGGCTGCCGCTGTGGCTGCGGCGCGGCGCCGAGGGGCCCTACAGTGCCCGCGAGGAGCCGGAAGCGTCCCCGCGCGTCCCGTACCGCCGCGTCCTGCTGACCGGGACGTGGCTCGGCGGGACGTTCGCGTCGTTCACCGTCATGTGGTCGCTGGCGCTCGGGCTCACCTGGATCCCCACCTACCTCAAGGACGACGCCGGGTTCGGCGACGCGGCGGTCAGCGGCGTGATCGGGCTGCCGAGCGTGACCGGGATCGTGTTCGTCCTCGCGACCGGAACGCTCGCGCAGCGGCTCATCCGGCGCGGCGTCTCGCACCGCGCGGCGCAGGGCCTGCTCGGCGGGGCGGTCGCGGCCGTCGCCGGGGTCTGCATGCTCGGCATGACGCGGGTCGGGCCGGTCGCGCTGATGCTGCCGCTGCTGGCCGTCGCGTTCTCGGCGGGCAACGCGCAGGCGCCGCTGACGAACGCCGCGATCGCCCGCGTGTGCCCGCCGGGGCAGCGGGGCGCGGCGCTCGGCGCGTCCTACGCGGTCGCGGCGGCGGCCAGCGTCCTCGCGCCCGCCGTGACGGGCCGGATCGTGGACACGTCGGGTTTCTCACGGGCCTTCGACCTCGCGGCCGTGTTGCTGCTGGCGGGCGGGGCGGTGGCGGCGCTGACCGTCCGGCCCGAGCGGGACGCGGTCGCGCCGGCCGTCCCCGCCGCGCCCGAACCCGCCGCCGCATGACTATCGGTGCAGGTCATCGGGTATCGCGAGGCCCATGGACCAACGCACGGTGACGGACGAGTTCGGCAAGGCCGTCAATATGACGCCCAAAGAACTGGAACGGTGGCTCGACAGCGGCGAATCCCGGGCCGTCGGGCAGAAGGACGGCGGCGGCGAGTCGGTCGGGCACGCGTCCGGCCGCCGCATCATCGACCTGCTGCGCAAGCGGAAGGCCGAGCGCACCGACGACGACTACGCGCACATGAACAAGGTCGTCGGGTACGTGCACCGGCACCTCGCGCAGCGGCCGTCCGGGGACGTCCGGGACACCCGCTGGCGCTACTCGCTGATGAACTGGGGCCACGACCCGCTGAAGTGAGCCGTCACAGTTTCGGCGTCGCGAAGACGTCGTGCTCGGCGAGCAGCTTGTCCAGCCGCGCCTGGTCGACGCGGCTGCTGAGCGCCAGGCCCTCCTGCTTGTCGCGGACGCACTTGGCGAGCGTGAACGTCGAGGTGATCACGTAGAGGAGGCCGATCGCGAGGAACGCCCGCACCCAGCCGTTGACGGGCAGGTAGACGATTCCGGCGGCGACGGACACGGCGGACACGAGAAACGAGATCGCCGCCTGGACGAGGAACGCGGTGGTGTTGGCCGGCTTGACCGGCGCTGAGTTCGCCATGTCGCCGAGTGTCGCGGATCGGGGCTTTCCGGTCGTGAGTACGCGTGCTCAATTCACCTACTCAAAATCCGGTTGCGGTCGCGGGCCGGTGTTCGGCAGGGTCGGCGGGTGCTGAGGACGAATCCGGGCTTCCGGCTGTTGTGGTGCGCCAGGACGTGCTCGTTCCTCGGCGACGCGCTGAGTCTCGTCGCGCTTTTGCTTTTCGTCGCGTCAGGCACCGGGCGGGCGCTGTCGGTCGCGCTGCTGCTGCTC
Proteins encoded in this region:
- a CDS encoding MFS transporter, which codes for MDEPRGGGRAVLVLLMVFMAVNFADKAVLGLVADPIRDDLHLSATRFGTMAGAFYLLFSLSSLGVGFLGDRLRARPLLAALVVVWSAAQLAVLAPAAGFGLLLATRVVLGAGEGPAFPLANHTVFTWYPVERRSLPSALVSVGGAAGAILGGPLILAVTGALGWRAAFGVLGLAGVLWLPLWLRRGAEGPYSAREEPEASPRVPYRRVLLTGTWLGGTFASFTVMWSLALGLTWIPTYLKDDAGFGDAAVSGVIGLPSVTGIVFVLATGTLAQRLIRRGVSHRAAQGLLGGAVAAVAGVCMLGMTRVGPVALMLPLLAVAFSAGNAQAPLTNAAIARVCPPGQRGAALGASYAVAAAASVLAPAVTGRIVDTSGFSRAFDLAAVLLLAGGAVAALTVRPERDAVAPAVPAAPEPAAA
- a CDS encoding YiaA/YiaB family inner membrane protein, translating into MANSAPVKPANTTAFLVQAAISFLVSAVSVAAGIVYLPVNGWVRAFLAIGLLYVITSTFTLAKCVRDKQEGLALSSRVDQARLDKLLAEHDVFATPKL
- a CDS encoding DUF3140 domain-containing protein; translation: MDQRTVTDEFGKAVNMTPKELERWLDSGESRAVGQKDGGGESVGHASGRRIIDLLRKRKAERTDDDYAHMNKVVGYVHRHLAQRPSGDVRDTRWRYSLMNWGHDPLK